The region TGGGGAGCTGACGGCCCGGGCCGAGGGGAGCTGACACGGTGTGCCCGGGCGCTGAGACTCGCGTCCCACACCCCCACGGTGTCGGTGGGCCCTTCTAGGGTGGCGGCATGGCCCTGCACCTCGGCATGATCACCACCGACTCGACCGATCCGCTGCCGCTCGCGCGGTGGTGGGCCGACGTCCTCGGCGGTGAGGTCGTCGCGGAGAACGAGGGCTGGTTCGTCGTCGTCGCCACGGAGGCGGGTGCGCTCGCGTTCCAGAGGGTGGAGGAGGTGACGCCCGGGAAGAACCGGGTCCACCTCGACCTCGTCGTCGACGGCGACCTCGACGCCGAGCACGAGCGCCTCGTCGCCGCCGGTGCCGCGAGCCTGGGGGAGCGCACGGAGGGTGCGGCGCGCTGGTTCACGCTGACCGACCCGCAGGGGAACGAGTTCTGCGTGGCTCCCGAGGACCACCACCCCTGACGCCTGGGCGGGAGGAGCCTCAGGGCGCGAGACCGGCGTCGCGCCGTCGCGCACGAACCCGCAGCACGATCCAGAACGCCACCGCGAGCGCGATGAGCGCGAGGACCGCCAGACCCCACGGCGAGCCCGTCGCCGCCGCGAGCGCGGCGCTCCACGCCGCCCAGCCGACGGTCGCGTAGATCACGGCGTGGGCCACGCAGCCCAGCAGCATCGCGGGCAGGTACTTCGCGAACGGCATCGCCACGACGCCGGCCGCCGCGTTCACGACGGTCTTCGTCCCGGTCGCGAGGAACGAGAGCGGGACGGCGACGACGCCCCAGCGCTCCACCGTGCGCAGGCCCCGGGCGGTGCCCTCGCCCTGGAGCCACCGGTGCACGCGGGTCACCCACGGACGGCGCGGACGGGTGTGGTCCAGCGACCAGCGGGTCACGAGCCGGGCGATCCAGTACGTCAGCTGGGTGCGCAGCAGCACCACCCCGAGGAAGAACGCGAACAGGGGCCAGAACGAGGCCCCGTCGAGGGCGGCGGGCACGGCGGTGCGTCCGCCGGGTCAGGCCCGGGCGCTGCAGGCGGCGCAGAGGCCGAACAGCTCGATGGTGTGCTCGACGTCGGTGAACCCGTGCTGGGACGCGATCCGGCCGGACCACTCCTCGACGGCGGCGGCGTCGAGCTCGACGGCGGTCCCGCACCTGCGGCACACGAGGTGGTGGTGGTGGGACCGCTGGTCGCACCGGCGGTAGCGCACCTCGCCGTCGGGGCCGCGCAGCGAGTCGACCTCACCGACGTCCGCCAGCGCCTGCAGGGTGCGGTACACGGTCGCCAGACCGACGGACTCGCCGCGGTCGGCGAGCATGCGGTGCACCTCCTGGGCGCTGCGGAACTGCTCGGAGTCGTCGAGCAGCTCCGCGACCGCCGTCCGCTGCCTCGTCGTGCGCTGCACCGCTACTCCCTCGTCGTCGTTCCCGCCGGTTCGCACGCGGCCGATCGGGCCACCAGCACGTCGTCCGGGTGGTCCGGGTGCGGGTCGATCGGCCCGCGCGACGGGTCGGTCCGCCGCGCCCGGCTCGCCAGGAGCGGTCGGAGCGCGGCCACACCAGCGTAGACGGCGATCGCCAGGCACACGATGACGGCGCCGGGCGACAGCGGGCGGTAGTAGGTGATGACGAGCCCGCTGACGCACACGAGCACCCCCACCCCCATCGCCAGGCGCATGGTGGCGCGGAACGACGTCGCCACCTGCTGGGAGATCGCCACGGGCAGGATCATGATCGCGCTGACCAGCAGCAGGCCGACCACGCGCATCGCCACCGTCACCGTCAGCGCCGCGACGATCGCGATCATCATGTTGAGCAGACGGACCGGCAGCCCGAGCGAACGGGCGAACTCCTCGTCGTGCGAGACCGCGAACAGCGCCGGGCGCAGGCCGATCCCCACGCCGAGCACGAGCGCGCCGAGCACGATGATCTGCACGAGATCGGCCTGGCTCACCGTCGCGATGGAGCCGAACAGGTAGCCCATG is a window of Litorihabitans aurantiacus DNA encoding:
- a CDS encoding VOC family protein, which encodes MALHLGMITTDSTDPLPLARWWADVLGGEVVAENEGWFVVVATEAGALAFQRVEEVTPGKNRVHLDLVVDGDLDAEHERLVAAGAASLGERTEGAARWFTLTDPQGNEFCVAPEDHHP
- a CDS encoding VTT domain-containing protein, with protein sequence MPAALDGASFWPLFAFFLGVVLLRTQLTYWIARLVTRWSLDHTRPRRPWVTRVHRWLQGEGTARGLRTVERWGVVAVPLSFLATGTKTVVNAAAGVVAMPFAKYLPAMLLGCVAHAVIYATVGWAAWSAALAAATGSPWGLAVLALIALAVAFWIVLRVRARRRDAGLAP
- a CDS encoding Fur family transcriptional regulator codes for the protein MQRTTRQRTAVAELLDDSEQFRSAQEVHRMLADRGESVGLATVYRTLQALADVGEVDSLRGPDGEVRYRRCDQRSHHHHLVCRRCGTAVELDAAAVEEWSGRIASQHGFTDVEHTIELFGLCAACSARA
- a CDS encoding metal ABC transporter permease, with product MQRALVAAVVVGLAAPVMGTYLVQRRLSLLGDGIGHVALTGVAAGWLVGNAMSLTPHDALAIPGAVVAAVIGSLAIDVVRDRGRTSGDVALALLFYGGIAGGVLIIGLAGGTTANLMGYLFGSIATVSQADLVQIIVLGALVLGVGIGLRPALFAVSHDEEFARSLGLPVRLLNMMIAIVAALTVTVAMRVVGLLLVSAIMILPVAISQQVATSFRATMRLAMGVGVLVCVSGLVITYYRPLSPGAVIVCLAIAVYAGVAALRPLLASRARRTDPSRGPIDPHPDHPDDVLVARSAACEPAGTTTRE